From the genome of Phycicoccus duodecadis:
CTGGTCCTGGGGCTCGACGGGCTGGGACACGCCCGCCGACGGGTGGGGACGCGTCTGGTGGCCTCACCGGTGGAGCGCTCCGTGGTGTTGCTGCGCTGCGGCGACGAGGAGCACCCGGCGGTCTCGGGCACCGGGCGCGTGGCGCCCGACGCGATGGCCACGGCCCTGGCCGGCCCGGAGGTGGCGGCCGCGGTCCTGCAGACGGCCAACGGCGAGGTCGGCACCCGGCAGCCGCTGGCCGAGGTCGCCGCCGCCGCTCGCCAGGCCGGGGTCCCGCTCCTGGTCGACGCCACGGCCTCGCTGGGGCGCGACCCGCTGCCGGCGGTGGGTGACGTGGTGGTGGCGGACGCCGCGGCCTTCGGTGGTCCCCCGCTGGGGCTGCTCGGGGTCCGCGCCGGCACCCGGTGGGGGCTGCCCGGCCCGCGGCTCCCGGCCGAGCAGGGTCGCGCCGCCGCCGCACCCTGGGTGCCCCTGGTGCTCGCCGCCGCCGAGGCCTGGCGCCAGCACGAGCCGGTGGCCGCCGACGACGCCGCCCGCGCCGCGGCGCTGGTCGACCGCATCCGCGCCGCCGCGGCGTCGGCGCCCGACGTCGAGGTGGTCGGCGACCCCGCCGACCGGCTCCCCCACGTCGTCACCTTCAGCGTGCTGTTCGCCGACGGCGAGGTGCTCGTCGACGAGCTGGCGCGCCACGGTCTCGCGGTGGGGTCGGGCTCGGCCTGCACCTCCAGCGCGCTGCGCCCGAGCCACGTGCTGGCCGCGCTCGGTGTGCTGACCCACGGCAACGTGCGCGTGGTCCTGCCCACCGAGGCCGTCTCACCGACGCGGGCCGACGACGTCGAACGGCTCTGCACGCTGCTCCCCCGGGTCGTCACCGACGTCCGGCGC
Proteins encoded in this window:
- a CDS encoding aminotransferase class V-fold PLP-dependent enzyme; its protein translation is MAHTTVEPSRPGPGDIGPAVPAPGAAAGLLDATRGPLHPLAAETLAAALSVGWGDPAALHAPGRRARALLDTAREVLAGALGVRPEELSVHASAEEALVLGLDGLGHARRRVGTRLVASPVERSVVLLRCGDEEHPAVSGTGRVAPDAMATALAGPEVAAAVLQTANGEVGTRQPLAEVAAAARQAGVPLLVDATASLGRDPLPAVGDVVVADAAAFGGPPLGLLGVRAGTRWGLPGPRLPAEQGRAAAAPWVPLVLAAAEAWRQHEPVAADDAARAAALVDRIRAAAASAPDVEVVGDPADRLPHVVTFSVLFADGEVLVDELARHGLAVGSGSACTSSALRPSHVLAALGVLTHGNVRVVLPTEAVSPTRADDVERLCTLLPRVVTDVRRRLGTLDL